One genomic segment of Hevea brasiliensis isolate MT/VB/25A 57/8 chromosome 3, ASM3005281v1, whole genome shotgun sequence includes these proteins:
- the LOC110662766 gene encoding protein NODULATION SIGNALING PATHWAY 2 isoform X1: MMDSQFFQPSWPFYNIINSNLDLDQVECFDGLMDMDAHAHVDACEFSSFSTPEDNNSDISSFPCFSTMFQTQFSQSPLFSGDDHLQTMLSVEDFFNEPNVCGDMGFVLSDSEGSFPSQEVSNEGNGWSPSPSIKSDESSSSLTLPGEESELNSLLSVRHLLKAYGEAMEKGQSDLADVIMRCVSEKVSLAGEPLLRLAFNLSQDLDKHGNYLKQESSKNFEAAFRAFYQIFPYGRFAHFAANSAILEAMPVDTETIHIVDFDMGEGIQWPPMLEALARLQKGVKLTTIKWENEDCDRAPLMWSFEEAKRRLLDHARGFGLMLKVEEMAIEHLVSEIKRRKKRGNRKEFLVFNCMMGLPHMGRIRSRKAVEEFLRVAKESMANSVNKGIITIGDGDSWENLNNFSGFGSFFEGNMVHYQALLESIESEFPVHLAEARMALECLFVAPCISSEVWLEKWMEIKECCNVEMGSSLEGWRISRESMEEAREMVKGNENSYGLKIGGQWKNEMILEWKGNPLVRVSAWKN; the protein is encoded by the coding sequence ATGATggattctcaatttttccagccTTCATGGCCATTCTACAATATCATAAATTCAAATCTTGATCTTGATCAGGTTGAGTGCTTTGATGGTCTCATGGACATGGATGCTCATGCTCATGTTGATGCCTGTGAATTCTCTTCATTTTCCACCCCAGAGGATAATAACTCTGATATTTCTTCATTCCCCTGTTTTTCTACCATGTTCCAAACTCAATTTTCCCAATCTCCTCTGTTTTCAGGTGATGATCACTTGCAGACCATGTTATCAGTGGAGGATTTTTTTAATGAACCTAATGTGTGTGGAGATATGGGGTTTGTATTGAGCGATAGTGAAGGAAGTTTTCCTTCACAGGAGGTGTCTAATGAAGGGAATGGATGGAGTCCAAGCCCTTCAATTAAGTCCGATGAATCATCATCCTCATTGACCTTGCCAGGGGAAGAATCGGAGCTTAATAGCCTATTGAGTGTCCGTCACCTCCTCAAGGCTTATGGAGAGGCCATGGAAAAGGGACAGAGTGATCTTGCTGATGTGATTATGAGATGTGTGAGCGAGAAAGTTAGCTTGGCTGGTGAACCCTTATTGCGCCTAGCATTCAACCTGTCCCAGGATCTCGATAAGCATGGGAATTATCTAAAACAAGAGTCTTCCAAGAACTTTGAGGCAGCTTTCAGGGCATTCTACCAAATATTCCCATATGGGAGATTTGCTCACTTTGCTGCTAATTCAGCAATTCTTGAAGCTATGCCTGTTGATACTGAGACGATACATATAGTGGATTTCGACATGGGGGAAGGTATCCAGTGGCCTCCGATGCTTGAGGCCTTGGCAAGGCTacaaaagggagtgaaattgacaacaataaaatgggaaaatgaggatTGCGATCGAGCTCCTCTAATGTGGAGTTTCGAAGAGGCAAAAAGGAGACTACTCGATCATGCAAGAGGGTTTGGTCTAATGTTGAAGGTGGAAGAGATGGCAATTGAGCATCTAGTGAGTGAGAtcaagagaagaaagaaaagaggtaatagaaaagaatttttagtatttaattgCATGATGGGACTTCCACACATGGGAAGAATAAGAAGCAGAAAGGCAGTGGAAGAATTTCTAAGGGTAGCCAAAGAATCGATGGCGAATTCTGTCAACAAGGGTATCATAACTATTGGAGATGGAGATTCTTGGGAAAATTTGAACAATTTCTCAGGATTTGGGTCGTTTTTTGAAGGGAATATGGTGCACTACCAAGCCCTTCTTGAATCAATAGAGTCAGAATTCCCAGTTCATCTTGCAGAGGCTAGAATGGCTTTGGAATGTCTCTTTGTGGCCCCTTGTATCTCTTCCGAGGTTTGGTTGGAAAAGTGGATGGAAATAAAAGAATGCTGCAATGTTGAGATGGGAAGTAGCCTGGAAGGATGGAGAATAAGCAGAGAAAGCATGGAAGAAGCTAGAGAAATGGTGAAAGGAAATGAAAACTCCTACGGTTTGAAAATTGGAGGACAGTGGAAAAACGAGATGATTTTGGAGTGGAAAGGAAACCCGTTAGTGAGAGTTTCTGCATGGAAAAACTAA
- the LOC110662766 gene encoding protein NODULATION SIGNALING PATHWAY 2 isoform X2 — protein sequence MLSVEDFFNEPNVCGDMGFVLSDSEGSFPSQEVSNEGNGWSPSPSIKSDESSSSLTLPGEESELNSLLSVRHLLKAYGEAMEKGQSDLADVIMRCVSEKVSLAGEPLLRLAFNLSQDLDKHGNYLKQESSKNFEAAFRAFYQIFPYGRFAHFAANSAILEAMPVDTETIHIVDFDMGEGIQWPPMLEALARLQKGVKLTTIKWENEDCDRAPLMWSFEEAKRRLLDHARGFGLMLKVEEMAIEHLVSEIKRRKKRGNRKEFLVFNCMMGLPHMGRIRSRKAVEEFLRVAKESMANSVNKGIITIGDGDSWENLNNFSGFGSFFEGNMVHYQALLESIESEFPVHLAEARMALECLFVAPCISSEVWLEKWMEIKECCNVEMGSSLEGWRISRESMEEAREMVKGNENSYGLKIGGQWKNEMILEWKGNPLVRVSAWKN from the coding sequence ATGTTATCAGTGGAGGATTTTTTTAATGAACCTAATGTGTGTGGAGATATGGGGTTTGTATTGAGCGATAGTGAAGGAAGTTTTCCTTCACAGGAGGTGTCTAATGAAGGGAATGGATGGAGTCCAAGCCCTTCAATTAAGTCCGATGAATCATCATCCTCATTGACCTTGCCAGGGGAAGAATCGGAGCTTAATAGCCTATTGAGTGTCCGTCACCTCCTCAAGGCTTATGGAGAGGCCATGGAAAAGGGACAGAGTGATCTTGCTGATGTGATTATGAGATGTGTGAGCGAGAAAGTTAGCTTGGCTGGTGAACCCTTATTGCGCCTAGCATTCAACCTGTCCCAGGATCTCGATAAGCATGGGAATTATCTAAAACAAGAGTCTTCCAAGAACTTTGAGGCAGCTTTCAGGGCATTCTACCAAATATTCCCATATGGGAGATTTGCTCACTTTGCTGCTAATTCAGCAATTCTTGAAGCTATGCCTGTTGATACTGAGACGATACATATAGTGGATTTCGACATGGGGGAAGGTATCCAGTGGCCTCCGATGCTTGAGGCCTTGGCAAGGCTacaaaagggagtgaaattgacaacaataaaatgggaaaatgaggatTGCGATCGAGCTCCTCTAATGTGGAGTTTCGAAGAGGCAAAAAGGAGACTACTCGATCATGCAAGAGGGTTTGGTCTAATGTTGAAGGTGGAAGAGATGGCAATTGAGCATCTAGTGAGTGAGAtcaagagaagaaagaaaagaggtaatagaaaagaatttttagtatttaattgCATGATGGGACTTCCACACATGGGAAGAATAAGAAGCAGAAAGGCAGTGGAAGAATTTCTAAGGGTAGCCAAAGAATCGATGGCGAATTCTGTCAACAAGGGTATCATAACTATTGGAGATGGAGATTCTTGGGAAAATTTGAACAATTTCTCAGGATTTGGGTCGTTTTTTGAAGGGAATATGGTGCACTACCAAGCCCTTCTTGAATCAATAGAGTCAGAATTCCCAGTTCATCTTGCAGAGGCTAGAATGGCTTTGGAATGTCTCTTTGTGGCCCCTTGTATCTCTTCCGAGGTTTGGTTGGAAAAGTGGATGGAAATAAAAGAATGCTGCAATGTTGAGATGGGAAGTAGCCTGGAAGGATGGAGAATAAGCAGAGAAAGCATGGAAGAAGCTAGAGAAATGGTGAAAGGAAATGAAAACTCCTACGGTTTGAAAATTGGAGGACAGTGGAAAAACGAGATGATTTTGGAGTGGAAAGGAAACCCGTTAGTGAGAGTTTCTGCATGGAAAAACTAA